AGAAGTAGCTAAAAAATATAATACAAAATGGTATAAAGACTATAATGATATGCTTAAAAAAGAAGATATAGATGCAGTAATCATTGCCACTCCTGAACATCTTCACTTAGATCCTGCAATTGCAGCTGCTGAAGCTGGAAAGCATATGTTAATAGAAAAACCATTAGCAACAAATGTAAAAGATGCAGAAGAAATAATAAAATATGCAAAGAAGAATGGAGTAAA
The Nitrososphaerota archaeon DNA segment above includes these coding regions:
- a CDS encoding Gfo/Idh/MocA family oxidoreductase, translating into MKYIKIGIIGAGYIGELHVRVCSEINDVKLLAIAEINEERGKEVAKKYNTKWYKDYNDMLKKEDIDAVIIATPEHLHLDPAIAAAEAGKHMLIEKPLATNVKDAEEIIKYAKKNGV